The nucleotide sequence TTTCACTGTAGAATACGTGCTTCTTACCGTTATGAGTAAGACTTCCAATTGGTGAAATAACCGCAGCGGTACCACAAGCACCAGCTTCTTTGAATTTATCAAGGTCATCAATGTCAACTACACCTTGGGTCGCCTTTAAACCAAGACGATTTTCTGCCAACCAAAGTAATGAGAACTTAGTGATTGATGGTAAGATCGATGGTGATTTAGGAGTGATGAATTCATCGTCCTTGGTGATACCGAAGAAGTTAGCCGAACCAACTTCCTCAAGGGTCTGGTGGTTAACTGGATCAAGGTAGATTACGTCTGAGTAACCATCTTTATGAGCTTGGTCACCAGGAAGTAAACTGGCGGCGTAGTTACCACCAACTTTTGCTTGACCAGTACCGTGATGAGCGGCACGATCGTAGTCAGATGTTACGTACTTAGTTGGAGTCATTCCACCCTTATAGTAAGCACCAACTGGCATTGCAAAAATGGTAAAAATGTACTCAGTAGCTGGATGAACACCAATGTTACCACCGACACCAATCATTAATGGACGAAGGTATAATGTACCACCAGTTCCATAAGGAGGAACGTAATCAGCGTTAGCCTTAACAACTGATTTAACTGCGTCTACAAACTTGTCTTCTGGGAACGGAGGCATTAATAACCGTTCACAACTATTATGCATTCGCTTAGCATTTTGGTCTGGTCTAAATAATTGAATTGAACCATCTTTAGTTCTGTATGCTTTCAATCCTTCAAAGTCAGCTTGACCATAATGTAATGCGGTTGAACCTTCACTAATATGTAATGTACTATCTTCAGATAATTCACCATCGTCCCACTTGCCATCTTGATAATGTGCCAAGAAACGATATGGTAAATCCATGTAGTTAAAGCCTAAGTTTTCCCAATCGATTTCTGATGCTGGTTGTGCTTTTGCCATAAACTGTACCTCCAATAAAAATAATAAAATCTAATTGATTTTTAATATGATTCTAATTTGAAATCACCCAACTGTCAACAGGTTCCGGGAAATTAGGCAAAAAAGAATAAGAAAAAAGAGCAATCCATGCTGTTAAATACTGACACCACGCGATTACCCTATACTAAAACATTTTTAATTAATCTTGACTAACTTTAAATACACCACGATCAACTAAATTTTGCATTACAAATTTAAACTGCTCAACTACCGGTTTAGTGTCGTCAGTTTTAAAAATATTAACCTTGGCTAAACCATTACCAGTGGTGACTGACATTTTAAACCCACTAAGGTCTTTATCAATCATAACCTTTAGCTTGTATGAAGCATTGTAAGGCGATGTGGGATCAAGAGACCGCTCCAATGAGTAGTTTCCGTTCTTTGTTTCAACGAAGCCCACATCCTTAAGTGTGAACTTTTTGATGGTGCTGGCAATTTCGTAAGTTACTGAGTCACCAGTTACCTTCACTGCATTTGCAAATGCCATTAGTTCTTCACTCCCCTTTTTTCAAGTCTGCTAATTGTGTTGGCGATTGCCTCTACCAGCTTTGTTAAGTCATCCTTAGTTGTATAACGACCAAA is from Lentilactobacillus curieae and encodes:
- a CDS encoding branched-chain amino acid aminotransferase — protein: MAKAQPASEIDWENLGFNYMDLPYRFLAHYQDGKWDDGELSEDSTLHISEGSTALHYGQADFEGLKAYRTKDGSIQLFRPDQNAKRMHNSCERLLMPPFPEDKFVDAVKSVVKANADYVPPYGTGGTLYLRPLMIGVGGNIGVHPATEYIFTIFAMPVGAYYKGGMTPTKYVTSDYDRAAHHGTGQAKVGGNYAASLLPGDQAHKDGYSDVIYLDPVNHQTLEEVGSANFFGITKDDEFITPKSPSILPSITKFSLLWLAENRLGLKATQGVVDIDDLDKFKEAGACGTAAVISPIGSLTHNGKKHVFYSETEVGPLTKKLYDELTGIQFGDVEAPEGWIQKVEV
- a CDS encoding DUF1831 domain-containing protein, which translates into the protein MAFANAVKVTGDSVTYEIASTIKKFTLKDVGFVETKNGNYSLERSLDPTSPYNASYKLKVMIDKDLSGFKMSVTTGNGLAKVNIFKTDDTKPVVEQFKFVMQNLVDRGVFKVSQD